One Candidatus Coatesbacteria bacterium DNA window includes the following coding sequences:
- a CDS encoding TetR family transcriptional regulator yields MAHPSPDDAGPAATRDRIIAAARGLLAETPVAGLRMRDVAAAAGLSVSSIYQHFGAKADLLRAVWSAEAAELLRRCAEALEAGSAGIDGLVAFGYAVFNDFTGYVRNRARTLEFLQTVGRDDESARLVNAGRDRLRELLRSSLSDGPPRRGDLGPDLLAELVLDATDGIALAELHGGNRHPADEVFGALLALIEVAETRPNPGGME; encoded by the coding sequence ATGGCACACCCTTCCCCCGACGACGCCGGACCGGCCGCGACCCGGGACCGGATCATCGCCGCCGCCCGCGGCCTGCTCGCCGAGACCCCGGTCGCCGGGCTGCGGATGCGCGACGTCGCCGCCGCCGCCGGGCTCTCCGTCTCCTCGATCTACCAGCACTTCGGCGCCAAAGCCGACCTGCTGCGCGCCGTCTGGAGCGCCGAGGCGGCGGAGCTGCTGCGCCGGTGCGCCGAGGCTCTCGAGGCCGGTTCAGCGGGCATCGACGGCCTGGTCGCCTTCGGTTACGCCGTCTTCAACGATTTTACCGGCTACGTCCGCAACCGGGCCCGGACCCTGGAGTTCCTCCAGACCGTCGGCCGGGACGACGAGAGCGCCCGGCTGGTCAACGCCGGCCGGGATCGGCTGCGCGAGCTGTTGCGCTCCTCCCTGTCCGACGGTCCCCCCCGACGGGGCGACCTGGGGCCGGATCTGCTGGCCGAGCTGGTCCTCGACGCCACCGACGGCATCGCCCTGGCCGAGCTCCACGGCGGCAACCGCCATCCGGCCGACGAGGTTTTCGGCGCCCTGCTGGCCCTGATCGAGGTCGCCGAGACCCGACCCAACCCCGGCGGAATGGAGTAG
- a CDS encoding DUF3795 domain-containing protein yields the protein MLEHGGCCGLECAECPAFIATRSGDRAAFAEVARQWSELYQTEIDAADLPCDGCLARPPQPLGCHAPECEIRACAIDRGFKTCAECAELPCGLISGLLEQVPEARRRLENLRG from the coding sequence ATGCTGGAACACGGAGGATGCTGCGGCCTGGAATGCGCCGAATGCCCGGCCTTCATCGCCACCCGCTCCGGCGACCGGGCGGCCTTCGCCGAAGTCGCCCGGCAGTGGAGCGAGCTCTACCAGACCGAGATCGATGCGGCGGATCTGCCCTGTGACGGCTGCTTGGCTCGCCCGCCGCAACCCCTGGGTTGTCACGCCCCGGAATGCGAGATCCGGGCCTGCGCCATCGACAGGGGCTTCAAGACCTGCGCCGAGTGCGCCGAGCTGCCCTGCGGGCTGATCTCCGGCCTGCTCGAGCAGGTGCCGGAGGCCCGCCGGCGCCTGGAGAATCTGCGCGGCTGA
- a CDS encoding radical SAM protein produces MPVYVCGKCGHRTAKVRCRPQQCPECGAPRDQFKKSD; encoded by the coding sequence ATGCCGGTCTACGTCTGCGGCAAGTGCGGTCACCGGACCGCCAAGGTGCGCTGCCGACCCCAGCAGTGCCCGGAGTGCGGCGCGCCCCGGGACCAGTTCAAGAAGAGCGACTAG